TTCCGTCGTTGCCACTGGCCGCATCGGATTTGTCACGCCGCAGACCGCTTCGCCGCCGTAAAGCGCGATGCCGGGACGGGTCAGGTCGAAATGATAATCCTCGCCGAGAAAGATGCCGGCCGAGGCGGCTAGACTTGAATCGATACCTTCATAGGCGGCCGTAACCTTGCGGAATGATTCGAGCTGTTGCCGGTTCATAAGGTGGCTGGGATCGTCGCCGCAGGCGAGATGGCTCATGACCAGCACCGGCGCGAAGCTTGCCGGCCGCGAGACGTCGTCGGCAAGGGCGATGGCGTCGTCGATGTGCAGCCCCAGCCGATTGAAGCCGGTATCGACATGCAGCGCGCAGGGATAATCGCCATAATCGGCAAGCACCGCCATCCAGAAGGCGAACTGCTCGTCGGAGGAAATCACCGGCACCAGATCATTGTCGAAGAACCGCCTTTCCGTGCCCGGCCATATGCCCGAGAGCACGAAGATGCGCGCCTCGGGCGCATAGAGGCGAAGGGTGACGCCCTCATCGACGGTCGCGACGAAGAAATCCCGGGCGCCTGCGAGGTAGAGCGCTTCGCCGGCATCCTCGATGCCCATGCCGTAGGCGTCCGCCTTGACGACGGCTGCGGCGCGCGCTGCACCAGAGCGGCGCGCCATGTCGCGCCAGTTCTCCGTGAGCGCACTCAGGTCGACGGTCAGCCGCAGTCCTGCGGAATTGAAAAGCTCATCGTCTTCGGAGGGGATAGGAAAATCTGTCATGAATCGCCGTGAAGAAATGGAAGGAGCCGCCCCGCCCAGTCTAGAGAGGATTGTGGCCAAGGAAAAGCGCAGGCGGTCACATATCACCTTTGCCTGTCGTACGGTCACTTTTGTTCAAGACGGATGCAGGTTTTCACGCTAATTTTTCCGGATGCAGAACGTATCGCAGAAAGAGGCGGCGGAAGCCATGCCGCTCGCGGAAGTGGAATCCGCCCGCTTCTGGCGGGATAGCCGCTTCCGCGACATGGAATGCCTGAGCGCCACCTTCCTGACGCATGAATACGCACCGCACGCGCACGATACATTCAGCATCGGCGCGATAGAAAGCGGCACCCAGATCGCCACCCTCAGCGGCAGGCGGGAGGAAACCGGCCCGGGCGATCTCTATCTGATAGATCCCGGCGTCATCCATGACGGTGCTCCGGGCGGCGAGGGCTACCGTTACCGCATGATCTATCCCGACATGAAGCTGTTCATCGACATTCTGGAGGATGTCACCGGCAAGGCCTTCCATGCGACACCGTCTTTCTCCAGCGGGCTTCCGCGCGATCCTGAGCTCGCCAATGCCTTTCACGCCGCCCATCGCACGCTCGAAAACGGTGCCGGCGCGCTGGAGTCCGATGAAGGCATGTTCTCGGTGCTGGCGGCGATCTTCGCGCGTCACGGCAGCGCCATCGTCGTTCCTGTCGATACGCGGGAACGAAGCGCGGTCGCCCGCGCCCGCGAATACCTGATCGAGAACTTCGACCTCGATGTCGGCCTTGAGGAATTGGCCGGGGTAGCGGGATTGAGCCGCGCTCACCTCATCCGGGCTTTCCGCAAGGAATATCACATCACGCCACATGCCTTCCTGACGGACCGGCGCGTGCAGGTGGCCCGCCGGCTGCTGCGGCAGGGGCACATGCCGGCCGATATCGCGCTCGAATGTGGTTTTGCCGATCAGGCGCATTTCACCCGCCATTTCAAGGCGCGCACTGGCGTGACCCCCGGCCAATTCCGCCTGGGCTGATCACTTTCGTTCAATACAGCCATGGGTGGGCTGGGCTAACCCTCCGCGATGTTGATCAGGAGGTTGCCATGCTGCAGCACAGCCGGCCATCCGGCAAATTTCGTCTTGGCGAATTTATCGCCGGTATGCGCACCATCTTTCCGCTTGTCGTCGCCGTTTTGCCGATCGGCCTTGTCTTCGGCGCGGTCGCCGCTGCCAAGGGCCTTTCGCCGCTGGAAACGACACTGATGAGCGCACTTGTTTTCGCAGGCGGTTCGCAATTCGTGGCGATGGACATCTGGACGCATCCGGCAAGCTGGATCGGCGTCGGCTTCGCAGCCCTGCTGGTCAATATCCGCCACGTGCTGATGAGCGCGTCGATCGGCACGAAGATGCAGTCTTTCCCCGGCGTCAAACGTTATATCGCCATGCTCTTCCTCGCCGATGAGCTCTGGGCCATGGCGGAATTCCGGGCCGGCAGCACAAGGCTGACACCCGCCTGGTATGCCGGCATCGTCACGCCCTTCTACCTCACCTGGGTCGGCTCTTCGCTGACAGGCGCACTGCTCGGCGCCTTTCTCGGCAATCCTGCCGTCATCGGCCTCGACTTCGCCTTTCCGGCTGTCTTCGTCGCGCTCGTCATGGGCTTCTGGAAGGGGCCGGAAACCGGCGCCGTGCTTGCCGCAAGCGGTGCCGCTTCCGTTGCAGTCCACCATTTCGTGCCGGGGGTCTGGTATATCGCCGCTGGTGCGCTGGCCGGGCTGTCAATGGCCCTCTGGCAGGGCAGGGCGCGGGAGCAGGCGGTATGACGCTCGACCTCAACACCCTTATCGCCATCCTCACGATGGCTGCTGCAACGGTATTTACCCGCGTCAGCGGTCTCGTCCTGATCCGGCATATCGAGATCGATGAGCGCCGGAGAACGGCGATCGAAGCCATTCCGCCTGCCGTGCTGATGGCCGTCATCGCCCCGACCGCCTTTGCGACCGGCTGGGCGGAGACCCTGGCCTGCGCGGCAACGGCAATTGCCGCACGCCGCCTGCCGATGCTTGCAAGCGTCGTGGTTGGCGTCGCAACGGTCGCGCTGTTGCGGGCAGCCGGGCTCTAAAGGAATTGACGCGCGGGTACTGCGTCAATGTTCCTCATACTGTATGAAGGAAGGATCTGCGAGATCGGCGAAGCGGGTGAATTCCGCCTGGAAGGCGAGCTTCACCGTGCCTGTCGGTCCGTGACGTTGCTTGGCGATGATGACGTCGGCGGTGCCCTTCACCTTGTCGAACAGTGCTTCCCACTCCGGATATTTCGGATCGTGAGGATCGCGCGGCTCCTGATTCTTGACGTAATATTCCTCGCGGAACACGAAGAGCACGACGTCGGCATCCTGCTCGATCGAACCGGATTCACGGAGGTCGGAGAGCTGCGGGCGCTTGTCGTCGCGGCTTTCGACCTGACGCGAGAGCTGCGACAGCGCGATGATCGGAACGTTGAGCTCCTTGCCGAGCGCCTTGAGGCCGGTGGTGATCTGGGTGATTTCCTGGACGCGATTGTCGCTTGATTTGCCGGAGCCGGTCATCAGCTGCACGTAGTCGACCACGAGCACGTCGAGGCCACGCTGGCGCTTGAGGCGGCGCGCCCTCGCCGAAAGCTGGGCGATGGAGATGCCGCCGGTCTGGTCGATATAGAGCGGCACCTTCTGCATCATCATCGAGCAGGCGACGAGCTTTTCGAAATCGGCATCGTTGATGTCGCCGCGCCGGATCTTCGAGGAGGAGACTTCCGTCTGCTCGGAGATGATACGGGTGGCGAGCTGTTCGGACGACATTTCGAGCGAGTAGAAGCCGACGACGCCGCCGTTCTTTGCCTTCATGCTGCCGTCCGGCTGCACCTCGCCCTCATAGGCGGCGGCGATGTTGTAGGCGATGTTGGTCGCAAGCGAGGTCTTGCCCATGCCGGGGCGTCCGGCGAGGATGATCAAGTCCGAACGCTGCAGGCCGCCCATCTTGGCATCAAGCGAATGGATGCCGGTGGAAATGCCGGAAAGGCCGCCGTCGCGCTCCTTGGCGACGGCCGCCATGTCGATCGCCAGCGCCACGGCGTCGTTGAAAGACTGGAAGCCGCCATCGTAACGGCCATTTTCGGCGAGCTCGAACAGCCGGCGTTCGGTATCCTCGATTTGCGACTGCGGCGGCATATCGAGCGGCGCGTCATAGGCGATGTTGACGACATCCTCCCCGATGGTGATCAGCGCCCGGCGCAGCGCGAGATCATAGATCGCCCGGCCGTAATCCTCGGCGTTGATGACCGTGACCGCGTTGCTGACGAGGCTTGCCAGATATTGCGAAACCGTCATGTCGCCGACTTTCTCGTCGGCTTTCAGGAAGGTCTTGATCGTCACCGGATTGGCGATCTTGCCCATGCGGATGATGTCGCCGGCGACCTCGAAGATCTTCCGGTGCAGCGGTTCGTAGAGATGGATCGGCTTGAGGAAGTCCGACACCCGGTAATAGGCGTCGTTGTTCATCAGGATGGCGCCGAGAAGCGCCTGCTCGGCTTCGATATTGTTGGGTGCTTCGCGGTAATGCTGCTCCGACGGAGCAACGGCTGCAATCTTTCGAGCGGCGTCGTTCATCATCATCCGTTCTGTCTTTTTCCAACTCCGGATTTGCAATTCCGGATGGAGAAAATCAAGGGGCTGCGAAAGGAGCGGGGCCCGTCTCGCCTAAATCCTGAACGCTGTGCCCATTGTTCGACTTCTCCACAGTCCCGGGCGCCACAAATGCGAAATACTGGCAGTGTCACCCGCAGGACACGGTACGGAGCCGACTCAGCTCATCCGTTCCGGAGAAGGGTATGTTAGCGCGATGACATCGGCCACGCAGCAAAAACATCCGGAAATCCCCCGCCAAAAAAGCGCGCACAGAAAACAAAAAAGCCCGGCACGGCGGCCGGGCTTTCCCTCTCGCGGTTTTGTTCCGGCGAAATTATGCTTCGTTTTCGTCGAGGCCGTCTGCTTCCGGATCGAAGAAATCTTCCGGACGCAGCGCGTCTTCGTCGACGCCGTAGATCGCGTCGACCGAGGTGAGTTCTTCGCCCTTGGCCTGGCGCTCGGCCTCTTCGGCAGAACGGGCAACGTTCAGTTCGATGTTGATTTCGACTTCGGCATGCAGCTGCAGCTCGACCTTGTGCAGGCCGATCGCCTTGATCGGCGTGTTCAGGTGAACCTGGTTGCGGCCGATGTTGAAGCCTTCGGCGGCGAGAACCTCGACGACGTCACGGGCAGCGACCGAGCCGTAGAGCTGGCCGGTTTCGCCGGCCGAACGCACGACGATGAAGGACTTGCCGTCGAGAACGTCGGCGACCTTCTGGGCTTCCGACTTGCGCTCGAGGTTGCGGGCCTCGAGCGTCGCGCGCTCGGATTCGAAGCGGGCCTTGTTGGCGGCGTTGGCGCGCAGTGCCTTGCCGAGCGGCAGCAGGTAGTTGCGGGCAAAGCCGTCGCGAACCTTTACGGTTTCGCCCATCTGGCCGAGCTTGGAGATGCGTTCGAGAAGGATGACTTCCATTTTCTTGTTCCTTTCTTGTGTCTCAGATTTTCGTGTCGGATTGTTTGGAGGTATCGGCATCTTTCGCCGGGGTGAGCGCGATCGCTTTGCGCGTATCGCTGAGACCCAGGACGAGGATAAGGAGAGCTGGCAGCAGCATGAGTATCGAAGCCAGGTAGCAGAGGATGAGGGCCGGTATGCGCCAGTCCTTTCCACGTGTGCGGAAATGCAGCGAGGCGAAGCCGGAGAGCATGAAACCGGCGCCGAAGGTGCCAATCACGGTCGCGCCGACGAGCGCCGGAACGCCGCCGAAGAAGCAGGCAGCAAGCCCGGCCAGGAAGATGAAGATCGAATTGCGGTTCATCCGCAGCGATGAGGGAATATCCTCGCGCGGCCGAAGGCCCCGGCCGGATGCGGCGACGATGCGCACGGCGAAATAATAGGCGGCAAACAGCATGCTGACCCACATGCCGCCCTGCACGGCCGGCAGCATCAGCAGGATCAGCGATTTGGTCTGCGCGGTTGCCGCCGGATCGGGCATGAATTCCGGCTGCTGCTGCTTGACCGAGGTGATCAGCAGATCGACGATCGGGTCGGTGATCTCAGGCCCATAGCCGATCATCACGCCGATGACGATGACGGCAAGCGTCACCAGCCCGCACAGATGCAGCAGGATATCAGAGAGCGGATACCAGGCAAGCAGATGGTCGGGGCCGCCGAGTTCGGAGGCGGGACGCGCGAGATTGGCAAGATGGCTGAGCCAGCCGGCCGGCAGCAGCGTCACTAGCGTCATGATGAGCGCGAAAGACGGGGAGATGAGGACCGCACCGAGCGCCGCTCCCGTGACGACGGCCGAAATCGCGGCGGCATTGCCCCAGCCGAGTCCGACGATCAGGATCGGCAGCGCCGAGGCCGTATAGAGGAGCGCGCTGAAAAACGACGGCTGCATGCTCGCGCCCAGCACCAGCAGGGCGGCGGTCAATCCGGCGAGTGCGCCGATCAGCAGCGTTTTAAGATCCGGTCGTTTCAAGGTCGCTGTCCTGCTTCATCAAGCAGTTAGAGGCTGTTGCTGAATCGAATTCAGAAACGTCTCAACATGGGTTTTAAGAATTCCGATCCGCGCCCATCGCGAAAGGGAGAAGGGAAGGCACGAATGCCTTCCCTCAAATCTGATTGCGTCGGCCGATTAAGCGACGACGTAGGGCAGCAGGCCGAGGAAACGGGCGCGCTTGATCGCCTGGGCGAGTTCGCGCTGCTTCTTCTGGGAAACGGCCGTGATGCGGGACGGAACGATCTTGCCGCGCTCGGAAATGTAGCGCTGCAGCAGGCGAACGTCCTTGTAGTCGATCCGCGGTGCGTTTGCGCCGGAGAACGGGCAGGTCTTGCGGCGGCGATGGAACGGACGGCGGACCGGTGCGGAGGAAGCTTCAGACATTCTTATATCTCCTTATGCACGGTCTTCGCGGGGAGCGCGGTCCGGACGCGGGCCACGCTGGAAGTCGCCGTCACGGCGCGGCGGACGGTCACCGAATTCGCGGCGCGGGCCACGGTCGCCGCCTTCACGCGGGCCGCGGTCGTCGCGGTCGCGCTTCTGCAGCATGGCAGACGGGCCTTCCTCATGCTTTTCGACGGCGATGGTCATGTAGCGAAGAACGTCTTCGCTGATGCGCATCTGACGTTCCATTTCCTGGATCGCAGCCGGCGGTGCATCGATGTCCATCAGGGCGTAGTGCGCCTTGCGGTTCTTCTTGATGCGATAGGTGAGGGACTTGAGTCCCCAGTTCTCGATGCGCCCGACCTTGCCGCCGTTAGCTTCGATCACACCCTTGTACTGTTCTACGAGGGCATCGACCTGCTGAGCGGAAATATCCTGTCGGGCAAGGAATACATGTTCATAAAGAGCCATGACAGCTTTGCCTTTCTTGCGTTTGGTTCAACCCGATTTTCGGCGGCTAAGCCTCAACGACTGCTCCTGATTGGGCGAACCCAGGCAAGAAAAGCGTTTCCGAGACGGTCGAGAGCGGAGACACGGGAGGCTGGAACGCTTCCGTTCCGAACGATTTCCAATAGGAAACCGGCCCTCCGTTCAGCCACCAGCCAGAAGACCGGGTTAACGAACAGGCGCGCTTATACGGATTTTTCGAGGAAAGGCAACCCCAATCCGGCATTCGAGCCCGACGCAGACCAATCGGCAGCGCCGGACCGGTCATCAGAGCGTCAGCGGATACTGCCGGTGCACCTTGGCAATCTCCGCCAGCACCTCGTCCGAAAGCGTCAGCTCGGCTGCGCCGAGATCGGTTTTCAACTGCTCCATCGAGGTTGCGCCGATGATGACCGAGGTCATGAAGGGTCTCGACAGGCAGAAGGCGAGCGCCATGGCCGCCGGGTCGAGACCGTATCGGGTCGCGAGGGTCAGATAGGCCTTGGTCGCCGGCTCCTGCAGTGGCTGGAGCCGGCCGCCGATATCGGGATTGATCGACGCGCGCGAACCTTTCGGTCTCAGACCACCGACATATTTGCCGGTCAGGATGCCACCGGCGAGCGGTGAATAGGCAAGCAGCCCGACATCTTCGTAATGCGAGAGCTCGGCGAGATCGAGGTCGAAGTGGCGGTAGAGCAGGTTGTATTCGTTCTGAACGCTGGCGACCCGCGGCAGGTTCTTCTGTTCGGAGAGCGTCAGATATTTCTGGATACCCCAGGTGGTTTCGTTGGAAAGGCCGATCGCGCGGATCTTGCCTTCCTTCACCAGCGCGCCGAGCGTCTCCAGGATATCGAGCATGTTGGCGACGGCCTTGTCGCGATCTTGGTTGAAGGGGTTGTAGCTCCAGTTTTGGCGGAAATGAAAATGGCCGCGGTTCGGCCAATGCACCTGATAGAGGTCGACATAATCCGTCTTCAGCCGTTTCAGGCTGGCCTCGAGCGCCAGGCGGATATTCCTCGCATCCGCTCCTTCACCGCCGCGCAGATAATCGCGGCCGCGGCCGGCGACCTTGGTGGCGAGCACGATCTCGCTTCGCTTGCCGGACTTTTCGAACCAGCTGCCGATATAGTCTTCGGTCCAGCCCTGCGTTTCGGGCGAAACCGGCGTTGTCGGGTAGAGCTCGGCGGTATCGAAGAAATTGACGCCCTTTTCGACGGCGTAATCCATCTGCGCATGCGCGTCGGTTTCGCTGTTCTGCGAGCCCCAGGTCATGGTGCCAAGGCAGATTTCTGAAACGGAAATGTCTGTACGGCCGAGTGACTTGTACTTCATGGAGAAAACCTTGAGAGCGATCTGGAGGATGAAAGCCTTGGGGAAGGACCGGGCAAATCTAGGCCGGATTTGGCGGAGCGCAAGAGCAAAAACCGGGCTTTTGCAGCGGTGCGAAAGGCTTTGCGCAGAAGCCGCCGCCACTTGACTCTGCCGGAAAGAATGTCAATTGGAGGCAAAACAGCCTCGAGGGGCGCAATCAGGGACATGAGCATGACCATTGCTTTTACTTTTCCCGGCCAGGGCAGCCAGGCCGTCGGCATGGGCAAGGATCTGGCCGAGAATTTTGCGGAAGCCCGCGCGGTTTTAGAAGAAGTCGACGAGGCGCTCGGTGAAAAACTTTCGGACGTTATGTTCAACGGTCCCGAGGACACCCTGACCCTGACTGCGAACGCCCAGCCGGCGCTGATGGCGGTTTCGATCGCCGTCATCCGCGTTCTCCAGGCGAAGGGGCTGGACCTGAAGTCCAAGGTCGCCTACGTCGCCGGTCACTCGCTCGGCGAGTATTCCGCCCTTTGTGCCGCCGGCACCTTTTCCCTCGCCGATACTGCGCGGCTGCTGCGTATTCGCGGCAATGCCATGCAGGCGGCCGTTCCCGTCGGCGTCGGCGCCATGGCCGCGATCATCGGCCTTGAACATGCCGACGTCGTCGCCGTCTGCGAAGAGGCTGCCGCCACCGGCGCCTGCCAGATCGCCAACGACAATGGCGGCGGCCAGATCGTCATTTCGGGGGAGAAGGCTGCTGTCGAAAAGGCCGCCGGCCTCGCAACCGACAGGGGCGCCAAGCGCGCCATCCTGCTGCCGGTCTCGGCTCCCTTTCATTCCAAGCTGATGGCACCTGCGGCCGAGGCCATGCGCGCGGCGCTGGCGACGGTCGCCAAGTCCGATCCCGTCGTGCCCCTGATCGCCAATGTCCGCGCCGCCCCGGTGTCCGGCGCCGACGAGATCGCCAGCCTCCTGGTCGAGCAGGTGACCGGCCAGGTTCGTTGGCGCGAGACGGTGGAATGGTTCGCCGGCAATGGCGTGACGACGCTTTATGAACTCGGTTCCGGCAAGGTGCTGACCGGCCTTGCCCGTCGCATCGACAAAACAGTCAACGGCATCTCCGTCGGCGGCCCGGCGGACATCGACGCGGCTGTCGCCGCCCTGATGGCCTGATTGATATCTCCAGATATAAGGAACGTTCCATGTTCGATCTCTCCGGCCGCAAGGCTCTCGTCACCGGCGCATCGGGCGGCATCGGCGAGGAAATCGCCCGTCTCCTTCATCAGCAGGGCGCCATCGTCGGCCTGCACGGCACCCGCGTCGAGAAGCTGGAAGCGCTGGCGGCCGAGCTCGGCGAGCGCGTCAAGATCTTCCCGGCCAACTTGTCGGACCGTGACGAGGTGAAGGCGCTCGGCCAGAAGGCCGAGGCCGATCTCGAGGGTGTCGATATCCTCGTCAACAATGCCGGCATCACCAAGGACGGCCTGTTCGTGCGCATGAGCGACGAAGACTGGGATGCGGTCCTCGAGGTCAATCTGACGGCGACCTTCCGCCTGACGCGCGAGTTGACGCATCCGATGATGCGCCGCCGCTATGGCCGTATCATCAACATCACCTCCGTCGTCGGCGTCACCGGCAATCCGGGCCAGGCCAACTATTGCGCCTCCAAGGCCGGCATGATCGGCTTCACCAAGTCCTTGGCGCAGGAAATCGCCACCCGCAATGTGACCGTCAACTGCGTCGCCCCCGGCTTCATCGAAAGCGCGATGACCGGCAAGCTGAATGACAAGCAGAAGGAAGCGATCATGGGGGCTATCCCGATGAAGCGGATGGGGACGGGCGGCGAAGTCGCCTCGGCGGTTGCCTATCTTGCGTCCTCCGAGGCTGCCTACATGACCGGCCAGACGCTGCACGTAAACGGCGGCATGGCGATGATCTGAAAGGACAAACCGTCGGCATGGGGATAATTCCGCCAATAGCATGTTGAGCAATCACGAAGCGTTGATTTTCTGGCTTTGCGGCAGACTTAAACCATGTTAAGCGGGCCATGACTGTGAACAGTCGTCCCGAGAAAGCAGACGGACCGGCGGGCTTTTCGCAAGCCTCGGAAATCTCTGAAGCCGGGTAAACGAGTTTGCCGAGGATGTCTGAAAACATCGCAGGCTGAAACAGGGTAGGGGTGCCGCAACGGCATTCCGATCAGGACATAAGGTCGAGGAAACCGACATGAGCGATATCGCAGAACGCGTAAAGAAAATTGTTATTGATCATCTTGGCGTCGATGCCGACAAGGTCGTCGAGAGCGCCAGCTTTATCGACGATCTGGGCGCTGACTCGCTCGACACGGTCGAACTTGTCATGGCTTTCGAAGAAGAATTCGGCGTTGAAATCCCCGACGACGCAGCTGACTCGATCCTGACGGTCGGCGATGCAGTGAAGTTCATTGAGAAGGCCCAGGCCTGATCCTATATATTTGAGAAAGGGCGGGCCTGGAGTCCGCCCTTTTCTTTTCGGCCTATTTCTCCATAGAACATAAGAGGCGGGGGAAAGCACGCGATGAGACGTGTCGTCATCACTGGTACCGGCATGGTATCACCCTTGGGATGCGGAACTGAGGTGACGTGGTCGCGGCTGCTCGCCGGCCAGAACGGCGCCCGCCTCGTCACCGAATTCGAGGTCGACGACCTTCCCGCCAAGATTGCCTGCCGTATCCCGCTCGGTGACGGCACTGACGGCACCTTCAGCGCCGACCAATGGATGGAGCCGAAGGAGCAGCGCAAGGTCGATCCCTTCATCATCTATGGCATGGCCGCGGCCGACATGGCGCTTGCCGACGCCGGCTGGCATCCCGAGAGCGATGAGGATCAAATCTCCACCGGCGTGCTGATCGGCTCGGGCATCGGCGGCATCGAAGGCATCGTCGAGGCAGGTTACACCCTGCGCGACAAGGGTCCGCGCCGTATCTCCCCCTTCTTCATCCCCGGCCGCCTGATCAATCTCGTCTCTGGCCAGGTCTCGATCCGCCATAAACTGCGCGGACCCAATCATTCGGTCGTCACCGCCTGCTCGACGGGCGCGCATGCGATCGGCGATGCCGCGCGGCTGATCGCGCTTGGTGACGCCGACGTCATGGTCGCCGGCGGCACGGAATCTCCCGTCAGCCGTATTTCGCTGGCAGGCTTTGCCGCCTGCAAGGCGCTGTCGACCCAGCACAACGACGATCCGCAGAAGGCTTCGCGCCCTTATGACCGCGACCGTGACGGCTTCGTCATGGGCGAGGGCGCCGGCATCGTCGTGCTCGAAGAGCTGGAGCATGCGAAGGCCCGCGGCGCCAAGATCTACGCCGAGATCGTCGGCTACGGCCTGTCGGGCGACGCCTATCACATTACCGCGCCATCCGAAGACGGCGAGGGTGCCGGCCGCTGCATGGCGATGGCGCTGAAGCGCGCCGGGCTGACACCGGCCGACATCGACTACATCAACGCTCATGGTACTTCGACCATGGCCGACACGATCGAACTCGGGGCAGTCGAGCGCCTGGTCGGCAACGCGGCGTCGAAGATCTCGATGTCCTCGACCAAGTCGGCGACCGGACACCTTCTCGGTGCTGCCGGCGCGATCGAGGCGATCTTCGCGACACTTGCCATCCGTGACAATATCGCGCCGCCGACGCTCAATCTTGACAATCCCGAACGCGAGACGGCGATCGATCTTGTTCCGCACAAGGCTCGTGAGCGAGAAATCGACGTGGCTCTGTCCAATTCGTTCGGGTTCGGCGGCACGAACGCATCGCTCGTGCTGCGCCGTTACGCGCAGTAAGAGGCCCGCCGGAGCAGCGTGCTGGAGTTGAACGATCGGCAGCGGCTTCGTTGAACTGTGGCGGAACCTGTTTTTGCCGCATTGCTTCGCGAAATAGCGGAATGAGGGCCAAGTTTTAGAGGATTGCCGGTGAGCGATACGACGAACCAGAGCAACGACAGCCAGGCGCAGAAGGGACCGATCATCCCGAAGTCGCCGAGCGAAGCCCTGCGTCCGGAACGTGTTCCGGAGCCGCCGAAACGCTCCAGGAACGCTCGCAGCCAGATCGTCCTTTTCCTGAACTTCATCATGACGATGACGGTGCTGGTCTGCGTCCTTGCCGTCATCGGCTTCTATTACGCGACCTCGACTTATCAGAGCCCAGGCCCGCTGCAGACCAACACTAATTTCATCGTCCGCAACGGCGCGGGTCTCGCCGAAATCGCCTCGAACCTCGAGCGCAACGCGATAATCTCCGATGCCCGTATCTTCCGTTATCTCACCGCGACGCATCTTGCCGCCGGCGAGAGCCTGAAGGCCGGCGAATATGAGATCAAGGCGAGAGCCTCCATGAGCGATATCATGGAACTGCTGAAATCGGGCAAGTCCATCCTCTATTCGGTGTCCTTTCCGGAAGGCCTGACGGTCCGCCAGATGTTCGACCGCATGCTGCAGGATCCGGTGCTGGAAGGCGACTTGCCGGCCGCACTGCCGGCCGAAGGCAGCCTGCGTCCGGACACCTACAAATTCTCGCGCGGCACCAAGCGCTCGGAAATCATCGAACAGATGGCGGCCGCACAGCAGAAGCTGGTCGACCAGATCTGGGATAAGCGCGATTCCTCGCTGCCGCTGCGATCCAAAGAGGAATTTGTGACGCTCGCTTCGATCGTCGAAAAGGAGACCGGCATTCCCGACGAACGCGCCCATGTCGCTTCCGTGTTCTTGAACCGGCTTGGCAAGGGCATGCGCCTGCAGTCCGATCCGACGATCATCTACGGGCTCTTCGGTGGCGAGGGAAAACCGGCGGACCGGCCGATCTACCAGTCGGATCTGAAACGGGACACGCCTTACAATACCTATGTCATCAAGG
This DNA window, taken from Rhizobium etli CFN 42, encodes the following:
- a CDS encoding AraC family transcriptional regulator is translated as MPLAEVESARFWRDSRFRDMECLSATFLTHEYAPHAHDTFSIGAIESGTQIATLSGRREETGPGDLYLIDPGVIHDGAPGGEGYRYRMIYPDMKLFIDILEDVTGKAFHATPSFSSGLPRDPELANAFHAAHRTLENGAGALESDEGMFSVLAAIFARHGSAIVVPVDTRERSAVARAREYLIENFDLDVGLEELAGVAGLSRAHLIRAFRKEYHITPHAFLTDRRVQVARRLLRQGHMPADIALECGFADQAHFTRHFKARTGVTPGQFRLG
- a CDS encoding AzlC family ABC transporter permease, yielding MLQHSRPSGKFRLGEFIAGMRTIFPLVVAVLPIGLVFGAVAAAKGLSPLETTLMSALVFAGGSQFVAMDIWTHPASWIGVGFAALLVNIRHVLMSASIGTKMQSFPGVKRYIAMLFLADELWAMAEFRAGSTRLTPAWYAGIVTPFYLTWVGSSLTGALLGAFLGNPAVIGLDFAFPAVFVALVMGFWKGPETGAVLAASGAASVAVHHFVPGVWYIAAGALAGLSMALWQGRAREQAV
- the rpsR gene encoding 30S ribosomal protein S18, producing MSEASSAPVRRPFHRRRKTCPFSGANAPRIDYKDVRLLQRYISERGKIVPSRITAVSQKKQRELAQAIKRARFLGLLPYVVA
- the alr gene encoding alanine racemase, producing the protein MTDFPIPSEDDELFNSAGLRLTVDLSALTENWRDMARRSGAARAAAVVKADAYGMGIEDAGEALYLAGARDFFVATVDEGVTLRLYAPEARIFVLSGIWPGTERRFFDNDLVPVISSDEQFAFWMAVLADYGDYPCALHVDTGFNRLGLHIDDAIALADDVSRPASFAPVLVMSHLACGDDPSHLMNRQQLESFRKVTAAYEGIDSSLAASAGIFLGEDYHFDLTRPGIALYGGEAVCGVTNPMRPVATTEARIIQVRTVKAGETVSYGRALQLHRDSRLAIVSAGYADGYMRSQSSGGVPLRQAVPQGGQGFIAGHKVPVAGRITMDLTIFDVTDLPENAVRAGDYVELFGKNMALDDVARAAGTIGYEILTSMGLRHERRYVAEE
- a CDS encoding DUF2232 domain-containing protein, yielding MKRPDLKTLLIGALAGLTAALLVLGASMQPSFFSALLYTASALPILIVGLGWGNAAAISAVVTGAALGAVLISPSFALIMTLVTLLPAGWLSHLANLARPASELGGPDHLLAWYPLSDILLHLCGLVTLAVIVIGVMIGYGPEITDPIVDLLITSVKQQQPEFMPDPAATAQTKSLILLMLPAVQGGMWVSMLFAAYYFAVRIVAASGRGLRPREDIPSSLRMNRNSIFIFLAGLAACFFGGVPALVGATVIGTFGAGFMLSGFASLHFRTRGKDWRIPALILCYLASILMLLPALLILVLGLSDTRKAIALTPAKDADTSKQSDTKI
- the rplI gene encoding 50S ribosomal protein L9, with product MEVILLERISKLGQMGETVKVRDGFARNYLLPLGKALRANAANKARFESERATLEARNLERKSEAQKVADVLDGKSFIVVRSAGETGQLYGSVAARDVVEVLAAEGFNIGRNQVHLNTPIKAIGLHKVELQLHAEVEINIELNVARSAEEAERQAKGEELTSVDAIYGVDEDALRPEDFFDPEADGLDENEA
- a CDS encoding AzlD family protein: MTLDLNTLIAILTMAAATVFTRVSGLVLIRHIEIDERRRTAIEAIPPAVLMAVIAPTAFATGWAETLACAATAIAARRLPMLASVVVGVATVALLRAAGL
- the rpsF gene encoding 30S ribosomal protein S6; the protein is MALYEHVFLARQDISAQQVDALVEQYKGVIEANGGKVGRIENWGLKSLTYRIKKNRKAHYALMDIDAPPAAIQEMERQMRISEDVLRYMTIAVEKHEEGPSAMLQKRDRDDRGPREGGDRGPRREFGDRPPRRDGDFQRGPRPDRAPREDRA
- a CDS encoding replicative DNA helicase, with the translated sequence MNDAARKIAAVAPSEQHYREAPNNIEAEQALLGAILMNNDAYYRVSDFLKPIHLYEPLHRKIFEVAGDIIRMGKIANPVTIKTFLKADEKVGDMTVSQYLASLVSNAVTVINAEDYGRAIYDLALRRALITIGEDVVNIAYDAPLDMPPQSQIEDTERRLFELAENGRYDGGFQSFNDAVALAIDMAAVAKERDGGLSGISTGIHSLDAKMGGLQRSDLIILAGRPGMGKTSLATNIAYNIAAAYEGEVQPDGSMKAKNGGVVGFYSLEMSSEQLATRIISEQTEVSSSKIRRGDINDADFEKLVACSMMMQKVPLYIDQTGGISIAQLSARARRLKRQRGLDVLVVDYVQLMTGSGKSSDNRVQEITQITTGLKALGKELNVPIIALSQLSRQVESRDDKRPQLSDLRESGSIEQDADVVLFVFREEYYVKNQEPRDPHDPKYPEWEALFDKVKGTADVIIAKQRHGPTGTVKLAFQAEFTRFADLADPSFIQYEEH